In Arthrobacter burdickii, one DNA window encodes the following:
- a CDS encoding AEC family transporter — translation MIAQALVALGPVIGLIALGYALRARSFVVPAFWPPAERLCYFILLPALFIYGTSTADLGGLPIALMAPILAGPVILTAAGLVIAQRWLDLDGPAFTSVLQGSIRFNNYLGLSIALALFGSDGVALAAIANTILVPLVNVLCTLAFARYGAERLTAGGTLRTIVTNPLILGCVVGILLNVTGAGLPPGISDFVRTLGSASLPLGLLCVGAALDLRSMGHNLGAVAIATGVKFAVMPALGIAGCVMFGLTGEPAATVILFLSLPTASSAYVMARALGGDSRLMASTITLQTVAGVLYLPVVFLVIRVLTG, via the coding sequence GTGATCGCCCAGGCCCTCGTGGCGCTCGGCCCGGTGATCGGCCTGATCGCCCTCGGATACGCCCTCCGCGCCCGGAGCTTCGTGGTTCCGGCCTTCTGGCCGCCGGCCGAGCGGCTCTGCTACTTCATCCTCCTGCCCGCGCTGTTCATCTACGGCACGTCGACGGCGGACCTCGGGGGCCTGCCGATCGCGCTGATGGCACCGATCCTCGCCGGACCGGTCATCCTGACGGCTGCGGGGCTGGTGATCGCCCAGCGCTGGCTCGACCTCGACGGACCGGCCTTCACCTCGGTCCTGCAGGGCAGCATCCGTTTCAACAACTACCTCGGCCTGTCGATCGCCCTGGCCCTGTTCGGGTCCGACGGCGTCGCGCTCGCCGCCATCGCGAACACGATCCTCGTACCGCTCGTGAACGTTCTCTGCACGCTCGCCTTCGCGCGCTACGGGGCGGAGAGGCTGACGGCGGGCGGCACCCTCCGGACCATCGTCACCAACCCGCTGATTCTCGGCTGCGTGGTCGGGATCCTCCTGAATGTCACGGGTGCTGGATTGCCGCCGGGCATCTCCGACTTCGTGCGGACGCTCGGCAGCGCGTCCCTGCCGCTCGGCCTCCTGTGCGTGGGCGCGGCACTGGACCTGCGGAGCATGGGACACAACCTGGGGGCCGTGGCGATCGCCACTGGGGTCAAGTTCGCGGTGATGCCCGCCCTGGGGATCGCCGGCTGCGTGATGTTCGGTCTCACCGGTGAACCCGCCGCGACCGTGATCCTCTTCCTGTCCCTGCCCACGGCGTCCTCCGCCTATGTCATGGCCCGGGCGCTCGGCGGCGATTCGAGGCTGATGGCCTCCACGATCACCCTGCAGACGGTGGCCGGGGTCCTCTACCTGCCGGTGGTGTTCCTCGTCATCCGGGTGCTCACCGGCTGA
- the uca gene encoding urea carboxylase yields MNRFDTLLVANRGEIACRIIESARTLGLRTVAVFSEADRGARHVRLADEAVLLGPAPAKESYLRVEALLAAAKSTGAGAIHPGYGFLSEDADFAEAVEAAGLVFVGPTPDQLRIFGTKHTARDAAQAAGVPMIAGSGLLDDVEDALAAGAAIGFPLMLKATGGGGGIGMTVCRTEKELAESFPRVARLAGASFGTAGVFAERYVENARHVEVQVFGDGEGRVVSLGDRDCSLQRRHQKVLEEAPAPDLPDALREELHRSSRALCASLGYRSAGTVEFVYDSVRQEASFLEVNARLQVEHPVTESVTGVDLVEWMLRLAQGGSDAAAVLAGVPDSVPVSGHAVEARVYAEDPARGFQPSAGTITNAAYPEADSIRVDTWAETGSEVSTNYDPLLAKIIASGTSRGEAFDRLAGALTGTRIDGIETNLGMLRAVSTLDVVRAAGHSTSTLDTVGDPEPRITVERPGLQTSVQDWPGRTGLWQVGVPPSGPMDDLSFRLGNQALGNPEGAPGLEFTMTGPSLTFSHPTTLCVTGAEVRVTVDGAEVAAWEPVTVPAGGTLDVGTADGAGLRGYILFAGGLDIPLYLGSASTFTLGQFGGHAGRVLRTGDVLRTVPTDSPAGASPVALDARPALTSRWELTVVEGPHGAPEFFQREDIEDLLATDYEVHFNSARTGVRLIGPKPRWARNDGGEAGLHPSNIHDTAYSVGALDFTGDTPILLGPDGPSLGGFVCPVTVVTADRWKLGQLRPGDTVRFVPVRTVQAPSLQDLGPGRQLILPDAPELPSDADTSALHQHLVRGGYGDDGVLARVAEEPGRPAVTYRRSGDDNLLVEYGDMVLDLGLRARVHALHQAIGQMRLAGVVDLTPGIRSLQIKVDPSVLSSRRLLEVVQDIESALPASSELVVPSRSVRLPLSWDDPATREAIERYMAGVRDDAPWCPWNIEFIRRINGLDSVNDVFDTVFDAEYLVLGLGDVYLGAPVATPLDPRHRLVTTKYNPARTWTPENAVGIGGAYMCIYGMEGPGGYQFVGRTTQVWSRYADSAPFEPGSPWLLRFFDRISWYPVSPEELLDLRADMAAGRGRGVEIEEGTFSLAEHERFLEENSASIAEFRVQQSAAFAVERQAWADAGEFDRADAAAAVVPDTEDLVVPDGASLVSAPFAASVWKVDVAQGETVVKGQPLVSLEAMKMETVLTAPSDGLVLQVLPVAGSQVVAGEALVVLGASPELEPGTSPQPGQEPEASETEEVAA; encoded by the coding sequence ATGAACCGCTTCGACACCCTGCTGGTGGCCAACCGCGGAGAGATCGCCTGCCGCATCATCGAATCGGCCCGCACGCTCGGCCTCCGCACGGTCGCCGTGTTCTCCGAGGCGGACCGCGGCGCCCGCCACGTCCGGCTGGCCGACGAGGCCGTACTCCTCGGCCCGGCACCCGCCAAGGAGTCCTACCTCCGCGTCGAGGCCCTGCTGGCCGCCGCGAAGTCCACCGGTGCCGGCGCCATCCACCCCGGCTACGGCTTCCTCTCCGAGGACGCCGACTTCGCGGAGGCCGTCGAGGCAGCCGGACTCGTGTTCGTGGGTCCCACCCCTGACCAACTCCGCATCTTCGGCACCAAGCACACCGCCCGCGACGCCGCGCAGGCCGCCGGCGTCCCCATGATCGCGGGCTCCGGCCTGCTCGACGACGTCGAGGACGCCCTGGCAGCCGGGGCGGCCATCGGGTTCCCGCTCATGCTCAAGGCGACCGGCGGTGGAGGCGGCATCGGGATGACCGTCTGCCGGACGGAGAAGGAACTCGCGGAGAGCTTCCCCCGCGTGGCCCGCCTCGCCGGAGCCAGCTTCGGCACCGCCGGCGTCTTCGCCGAGCGGTACGTGGAGAACGCCCGCCACGTGGAGGTCCAGGTCTTCGGCGACGGCGAAGGCCGGGTCGTCAGCCTGGGTGACCGCGACTGCTCGCTGCAGCGCCGGCACCAGAAGGTCCTCGAGGAAGCACCCGCGCCGGACCTGCCGGACGCGCTCCGCGAGGAACTGCACCGCAGCTCGCGCGCGCTGTGCGCCTCGCTCGGCTACCGCTCCGCCGGGACGGTGGAGTTCGTCTACGACTCCGTCCGCCAGGAGGCCTCGTTCCTCGAGGTGAACGCGCGCCTGCAGGTCGAGCACCCGGTCACGGAGTCCGTGACCGGCGTCGACCTGGTCGAGTGGATGCTCCGCCTCGCCCAGGGCGGGTCCGACGCCGCGGCCGTCCTCGCCGGTGTCCCCGACAGTGTCCCCGTCTCCGGCCACGCCGTCGAGGCGCGGGTCTACGCCGAAGATCCCGCCCGCGGTTTCCAGCCCAGTGCGGGCACGATCACCAACGCCGCCTATCCGGAGGCGGACTCCATCCGGGTGGACACCTGGGCCGAGACCGGCAGTGAGGTCTCCACCAACTACGATCCCCTTCTGGCGAAGATCATCGCCTCCGGCACCAGCCGCGGCGAGGCCTTCGACCGGCTGGCCGGCGCGCTGACCGGCACGCGGATCGACGGCATCGAGACCAACCTCGGCATGCTGCGCGCAGTCAGTACCCTCGACGTCGTCCGTGCGGCCGGACACTCGACCAGCACCCTCGATACGGTCGGCGACCCCGAACCGCGCATCACGGTGGAGCGGCCCGGGCTGCAGACGAGCGTGCAGGACTGGCCGGGCCGCACCGGCCTGTGGCAGGTGGGCGTCCCGCCGAGCGGCCCGATGGACGACCTCTCCTTCCGGCTGGGCAACCAGGCCCTCGGGAACCCGGAGGGCGCTCCGGGCCTCGAATTCACCATGACCGGGCCCAGCCTGACCTTCTCGCACCCCACCACCCTGTGTGTGACCGGGGCGGAGGTCCGGGTGACCGTGGACGGCGCCGAGGTCGCGGCGTGGGAACCGGTCACGGTCCCCGCCGGCGGAACGCTCGACGTCGGGACCGCCGACGGTGCGGGGCTGCGCGGCTACATCCTCTTCGCGGGCGGCCTGGACATCCCGCTGTACCTCGGCAGCGCGTCCACCTTCACCCTGGGCCAGTTCGGCGGGCACGCCGGGCGCGTCCTCCGCACCGGTGACGTGCTGAGGACCGTGCCCACGGACTCGCCCGCGGGAGCGTCCCCGGTGGCGCTCGACGCCCGGCCCGCCCTCACGTCCCGATGGGAGCTCACCGTCGTCGAGGGCCCGCACGGGGCGCCCGAGTTCTTCCAGAGGGAAGACATCGAGGACCTCCTCGCCACCGACTACGAGGTGCACTTCAACTCCGCACGCACCGGCGTCCGGCTCATCGGGCCTAAGCCCCGCTGGGCACGGAACGACGGCGGCGAAGCGGGCCTGCACCCCTCCAACATCCACGACACCGCCTACTCCGTGGGCGCGCTGGACTTCACAGGGGACACGCCGATCCTCCTCGGACCGGACGGACCGAGCCTCGGCGGGTTCGTCTGCCCCGTGACCGTCGTGACGGCCGACCGCTGGAAGCTCGGGCAACTCCGCCCGGGCGACACCGTGCGCTTCGTCCCGGTCCGGACGGTGCAGGCGCCCTCGCTGCAGGACCTCGGCCCCGGGCGGCAGCTGATCCTGCCCGACGCCCCCGAACTCCCGTCCGACGCGGACACCTCGGCCCTGCACCAGCACCTGGTCCGCGGCGGATACGGCGACGACGGCGTGCTGGCACGTGTCGCGGAGGAACCGGGCAGACCCGCCGTGACATACCGGCGGTCCGGCGACGACAACCTCCTCGTCGAGTACGGCGACATGGTCCTCGACCTGGGCCTCCGCGCACGGGTCCACGCCCTGCACCAGGCCATCGGGCAGATGCGGCTTGCCGGCGTCGTCGACCTGACGCCGGGGATCCGCAGCCTGCAGATCAAGGTGGACCCCTCCGTCCTGTCCAGCCGCCGCCTGCTGGAAGTGGTGCAGGACATCGAGAGCGCCCTGCCGGCCAGCTCGGAACTCGTGGTGCCCAGCCGCTCGGTACGCCTGCCCCTGTCCTGGGACGACCCCGCGACCCGCGAGGCGATCGAGCGGTACATGGCCGGAGTGCGCGACGACGCCCCCTGGTGCCCGTGGAACATCGAATTCATCCGGCGTATCAACGGACTGGACTCGGTGAACGACGTCTTCGACACCGTCTTCGACGCCGAATACCTCGTCCTCGGCCTGGGCGACGTGTACCTCGGCGCGCCCGTCGCGACGCCCCTCGATCCCCGGCACCGCCTCGTCACCACCAAGTACAACCCGGCCCGGACGTGGACGCCGGAGAACGCCGTCGGTATCGGCGGCGCGTACATGTGCATCTACGGCATGGAGGGACCCGGCGGCTACCAGTTCGTGGGCCGCACCACCCAGGTCTGGTCGCGCTACGCCGACTCGGCACCGTTCGAGCCGGGATCTCCCTGGCTGCTGCGGTTCTTCGACCGCATCTCCTGGTACCCCGTCAGCCCGGAGGAGCTGCTGGACCTGCGCGCCGACATGGCGGCAGGCCGCGGGCGCGGCGTCGAGATCGAGGAGGGGACCTTCTCCCTCGCCGAGCACGAACGCTTCCTCGAGGAGAACAGCGCATCCATCGCGGAGTTCCGCGTGCAGCAGTCCGCCGCCTTCGCCGTAGAACGCCAGGCATGGGCCGACGCCGGTGAGTTCGACCGCGCCGACGCCGCAGCCGCAGTCGTTCCGGACACCGAGGACCTGGTGGTGCCCGACGGCGCGTCCCTGGTCTCCGCGCCCTTCGCCGCCAGCGTCTGGAAAGTGGACGTGGCACAGGGCGAGACCGTCGTGAAGGGACAGCCCCTCGTCTCGCTCGAGGCCATGAAGATGGAGACCGTTCTTACCGCCCCCTCCGACGGACTGGTGTTGCAGGTCCTGCCGGTCGCCGGGTCCCAGGTCGTGGCCGGCGAGGCACTGGTGGTCCTCGGCGCATCGCCCGAGCTCGAGCCCGGAACGTCGCCCCAGCCGGGGCAGGAACCCGAAGCAAGCGAAACGGAAGAGGTAGCTGCATGA
- a CDS encoding low temperature requirement protein A gives MPLLPRSLRAVRVSDESHRVTTFELFFDLVFVFAFTQVTGFMAHAHSFPGILQGMIVLGMLWWSWVCYSWLANQTHVDEGIMRLGLSTVMVAMFIASLAIPESFVDLEGGLSGPLVLALSYVVVRVLHLVLYAFAAMDDKPLQRQVLTTSVAMVSGSVLIVLGALIGGASQTWFWLAGLTVDVTLTYLTSASGNWRVHSAAHWTERYGLVIILALGESIVAIGVGASQEPVSIPILLGATFGIALSICLWWLYFDVTAIAAEHRFAALRGSDRASAAVDAYTYLHLPLVAGIVLSALGVEDVLAHVDETEGFGILGAFALLGGTALYLLGGAAFWRRVGGGWKKWRLGGAGALLLLLPVAAHLSPLGALALAAGVTGVLVAAESSLYAETRNRVRARL, from the coding sequence ATGCCACTCCTGCCGAGGTCCCTGCGCGCGGTGCGCGTCTCCGACGAATCGCACCGCGTCACCACCTTCGAGCTCTTCTTCGACCTGGTCTTCGTGTTCGCCTTCACGCAGGTCACCGGCTTCATGGCGCACGCGCACTCCTTCCCCGGCATCCTCCAGGGCATGATCGTCCTCGGCATGCTCTGGTGGTCCTGGGTGTGCTATTCGTGGCTCGCCAACCAGACGCACGTGGACGAGGGGATCATGCGCCTCGGGCTGTCCACCGTCATGGTCGCCATGTTCATCGCCTCCCTCGCCATCCCGGAATCGTTCGTGGACCTCGAGGGCGGCCTCAGCGGCCCACTCGTCCTGGCGCTCTCCTACGTTGTCGTGCGTGTGCTGCACCTGGTGCTGTATGCCTTTGCGGCAATGGACGACAAGCCGCTCCAGCGCCAGGTTCTCACGACATCGGTCGCGATGGTGTCGGGGTCGGTGCTCATCGTGCTGGGCGCACTGATCGGTGGCGCTTCCCAGACCTGGTTCTGGCTCGCAGGGCTGACCGTCGACGTCACGCTGACCTACCTCACGTCGGCCAGCGGTAACTGGCGGGTCCATTCGGCGGCGCACTGGACCGAGCGCTACGGGCTCGTGATCATCCTGGCCCTCGGCGAGTCGATCGTGGCCATCGGGGTGGGCGCATCCCAGGAGCCCGTGAGCATCCCGATCCTCCTCGGGGCCACGTTCGGCATCGCCCTGTCGATCTGCCTGTGGTGGCTCTACTTCGACGTCACGGCCATCGCTGCCGAGCATCGCTTCGCAGCGCTGCGCGGCAGCGATCGTGCCTCGGCCGCCGTCGATGCCTACACCTACCTGCACCTGCCGCTCGTGGCGGGCATCGTGCTGTCCGCCCTCGGCGTCGAGGACGTCCTGGCACACGTCGACGAGACGGAGGGCTTCGGCATCCTCGGCGCGTTCGCGCTCCTCGGCGGCACGGCCCTCTATCTGCTGGGCGGCGCTGCTTTCTGGCGACGAGTGGGAGGTGGCTGGAAGAAATGGCGGCTCGGCGGTGCTGGTGCGCTGCTCCTGCTTCTGCCGGTCGCCGCGCACCTTTCACCCCTCGGGGCGCTGGCCCTCGCAGCCGGAGTGACGGGAGTCCTCGTCGCGGCGGAAAGCTCCCTGTATGCCGAGACCCGGAACAGGGTCCGCGCGCGGCTGTGA
- a CDS encoding VOC family protein — protein MTLRWYSTVIESIDHRALAHWWADALGWDVMFETDDEAVLVPPWARELGPTLRFEQVPPGLVFVPVDHAKQGKNRLHLDFAPHTRQDRDAEIERLIALGARRIDVGQGPDVSWEVLADPDGNEFCVLSSREY, from the coding sequence ATGACTCTGCGCTGGTATTCAACCGTCATCGAATCGATCGACCACCGGGCGCTCGCCCACTGGTGGGCCGACGCGCTCGGCTGGGACGTGATGTTCGAGACCGACGACGAGGCCGTGCTGGTACCGCCGTGGGCCCGCGAACTGGGACCCACGCTGAGGTTCGAGCAGGTGCCGCCGGGTCTCGTCTTCGTGCCCGTCGACCACGCGAAGCAGGGCAAGAACCGGCTGCATCTGGACTTCGCCCCGCACACCCGCCAGGACCGCGACGCCGAGATCGAGCGCCTCATCGCCCTCGGGGCGCGGCGCATCGATGTCGGACAAGGACCGGACGTCAGCTGGGAGGTCCTCGCGGATCCCGACGGCAACGAGTTCTGCGTGCTCTCGTCGCGGGAGTACTAG
- a CDS encoding urea amidolyase associated protein UAAP2, which produces MSTTFLQQATDAALVPGAVVLDEYVEARGPWSAVVAAGDVLTIVDLDGNQAVDCLLYAAGDTTVRYSAPVTIAQQRSIVLTTGSVLRADTGLALMTVVADEVGVHDTIGGACSQESNTLRYGQHTREQHACVENFLIEGSRWGLGKRDLVSNINWFMNVPVDPDGALGIVDGLSAPGKRVALRAEVNTLVLVSNCPQVNNPCNGFNPTPVRMIVTRPENAA; this is translated from the coding sequence ATGAGCACCACCTTTCTGCAGCAGGCGACCGACGCCGCCCTCGTTCCGGGAGCCGTGGTCCTCGACGAGTACGTCGAAGCGCGCGGACCGTGGTCCGCCGTCGTCGCCGCGGGCGACGTCCTCACCATCGTGGACCTCGACGGCAACCAGGCGGTCGACTGCCTCCTCTACGCCGCCGGTGACACCACCGTCCGGTACTCGGCACCGGTCACCATCGCGCAGCAGCGCTCCATCGTCCTCACCACGGGTTCCGTGCTCCGCGCCGACACGGGCCTCGCCCTCATGACGGTGGTCGCGGACGAGGTAGGCGTGCACGACACCATCGGCGGCGCCTGCTCGCAGGAATCCAACACCCTCCGGTACGGCCAGCACACGCGCGAGCAGCACGCCTGCGTGGAGAACTTCCTCATCGAGGGCTCCCGCTGGGGGCTGGGCAAGCGGGACCTCGTCTCCAACATCAACTGGTTCATGAACGTCCCCGTCGATCCCGACGGGGCCCTGGGGATCGTCGACGGCCTCTCCGCTCCCGGCAAGCGCGTCGCCCTCCGGGCCGAGGTGAACACCCTCGTGCTCGTCTCGAACTGCCCGCAGGTCAACAACCCCTGCAACGGCTTCAACCCGACACCCGTCCGCATGATCGTCACACGCCCGGAGAATGCCGCATGA
- a CDS encoding YsnF/AvaK domain-containing protein gives MISLEQMKNSMNSGANVLSEDGAVLGPMGQLYVDDATGEPSWVTVATHKMGNPESFAPLNGATLDGHDVRLPYTHSKVYDSPKMSQDGHLSPEEEQHLLRYYGLMAPKDGDVVADERTSDAGAVRPQSSRPEGDYAMTRSEEQLRVSTEIRETERVRLVKRVVTEDVTMTVQIRREELVVERVPVKDGTPFYDDGKGSYTDAERERLYSAVETAFNGDTVEVVLYEEKPRVELDVVPIERVRVRRDVHTQDEVVGGQVRKEVIETERVEL, from the coding sequence ATGATCTCGCTCGAACAGATGAAGAACTCGATGAACTCCGGCGCCAATGTGCTGAGCGAGGACGGGGCAGTACTGGGTCCCATGGGGCAGCTCTACGTCGACGACGCCACCGGTGAGCCGAGCTGGGTGACCGTCGCCACGCACAAGATGGGCAACCCCGAATCCTTCGCTCCGCTGAACGGCGCCACCCTCGACGGACACGACGTCCGCCTGCCCTACACCCACTCCAAGGTCTACGACTCCCCGAAGATGTCCCAGGACGGGCACCTCAGCCCCGAGGAGGAGCAGCACCTGCTCCGCTATTACGGGCTCATGGCACCGAAGGACGGCGACGTCGTGGCCGACGAGCGCACATCCGACGCAGGTGCGGTCCGCCCGCAGTCATCGCGTCCCGAGGGCGACTACGCGATGACGCGGTCCGAGGAGCAGCTGCGCGTGAGCACGGAGATCCGGGAGACGGAGCGCGTGCGCCTCGTCAAGCGCGTGGTCACCGAGGACGTCACCATGACCGTGCAGATCCGGCGAGAGGAACTCGTCGTCGAGCGCGTTCCGGTCAAGGACGGTACGCCGTTCTACGACGACGGCAAGGGCTCCTACACGGATGCCGAGCGCGAGCGGCTGTACTCGGCGGTGGAGACCGCCTTCAACGGTGACACCGTCGAGGTGGTGCTCTACGAGGAGAAGCCCCGCGTCGAACTGGACGTCGTCCCGATCGAGCGTGTCCGGGTCCGCCGCGACGTCCACACCCAGGACGAGGTCGTGGGCGGGCAGGTCCGCAAGGAAGTCATCGAGACGGAGCGCGTGGAACTGTAG
- the atzF gene encoding allophanate hydrolase, with amino-acid sequence MSTQATDRVRAALAALDAVDRPEIWVTVRTAEDLLAEAADVDARAGGGEELPLAGLVLAVKNNVDVAGIPTTAGCPGFSYLPEEDAEAVRRLRAAGAVVLGSTNLDQFATGLVGTRSPHGAVRDARRPEYISGGSSSGSAVAVALGLADIAIGTDTAGSGRVPAGLQGIVGIKPTLHVVSTDGVVPACRSWDAVTILARDLATAERAMGVMAGGARPWPSEVRLAAPSRPRVAYPAELPELSPAWAAEFGRQVGRLEAAGVDVQPLPIDRFLQAARLLYDGALVAERHAAVGAFVDGATADGNPAGLDPTVAGIIHRAGTLAAHEYVADTARLADLKRDALAQLEGFDALLVPTAPLHPLLAEVAADPIGVNSRMGTYTNFCNLFDMCAVAVPVGEVEGAQFGVTVVGRTFDDAVIADIARPIECTPAPPALFAPGAVGPTDTAGPWPLAAGAAGVPLVVVGAHRRGQVLARDLEELGAFWDGPVRTAPRYRMVALDTQPPKPGVYRSDDGAELVAERWILSEAALGHFLAALPEPMLLGSVLLNDGTTAVGFACDAVAAATGRDITDYGDWLAATAAPGPEDPGPEATGLEATGQRSHGAVRDFLVTALGRGSYADIGRQ; translated from the coding sequence ATGAGCACCCAGGCAACCGACCGGGTACGCGCCGCACTCGCGGCCCTCGACGCCGTGGACCGGCCCGAGATCTGGGTGACCGTCCGCACGGCCGAGGACCTCCTCGCCGAAGCCGCCGACGTCGATGCCCGGGCCGGCGGTGGCGAGGAGCTTCCCCTGGCGGGACTCGTCCTCGCCGTGAAGAACAACGTGGACGTGGCGGGAATCCCGACGACCGCCGGGTGCCCGGGCTTCTCCTACCTCCCGGAGGAGGACGCGGAAGCAGTGCGCCGGCTGCGGGCCGCGGGTGCCGTGGTGCTGGGCTCGACCAACCTGGACCAGTTCGCCACCGGACTCGTGGGAACCCGCAGTCCGCACGGAGCGGTGCGGGATGCCCGCCGCCCGGAGTACATCTCCGGCGGATCGAGTTCCGGCTCGGCCGTCGCCGTCGCCCTGGGCCTCGCGGACATCGCGATCGGCACCGACACGGCCGGGTCCGGACGGGTCCCCGCCGGGCTGCAGGGCATCGTGGGCATCAAGCCCACGCTGCACGTGGTCTCCACGGACGGTGTGGTGCCCGCCTGCCGTTCCTGGGATGCCGTGACGATCCTCGCCCGAGACCTCGCCACGGCCGAGCGGGCGATGGGCGTCATGGCCGGCGGGGCGCGCCCGTGGCCCTCCGAGGTACGCCTCGCGGCCCCGAGCCGGCCCCGCGTCGCCTACCCGGCCGAGCTGCCCGAGCTGTCCCCGGCCTGGGCCGCGGAATTCGGCCGTCAGGTCGGCCGGCTCGAGGCAGCCGGCGTCGACGTCCAGCCCCTTCCGATCGACCGATTCCTGCAGGCCGCCCGGCTGCTCTATGACGGCGCCCTCGTGGCGGAGCGCCATGCCGCCGTCGGAGCCTTCGTCGACGGCGCCACCGCGGACGGCAATCCCGCAGGCCTCGATCCCACCGTCGCCGGCATTATCCACCGCGCCGGCACCCTGGCCGCTCACGAGTATGTGGCCGACACCGCCCGGCTGGCCGACCTCAAGCGCGACGCGCTCGCCCAGCTCGAGGGCTTCGACGCCCTCCTGGTGCCGACGGCTCCCCTGCATCCCCTCCTCGCCGAGGTGGCAGCGGACCCGATCGGCGTCAACTCCCGCATGGGGACGTACACGAACTTCTGCAACCTCTTCGACATGTGCGCGGTCGCCGTGCCGGTGGGCGAGGTCGAGGGAGCCCAGTTCGGCGTGACGGTCGTCGGGCGCACTTTCGACGACGCCGTCATCGCGGACATCGCCCGCCCGATCGAATGCACACCGGCCCCTCCTGCACTGTTCGCCCCCGGGGCGGTCGGCCCGACGGACACCGCGGGGCCCTGGCCGCTGGCCGCCGGAGCAGCCGGCGTGCCGCTCGTCGTCGTCGGTGCGCACCGCCGCGGCCAGGTCCTCGCGCGGGATCTCGAGGAGCTCGGCGCTTTCTGGGACGGCCCGGTCCGCACGGCCCCGCGCTACCGCATGGTGGCACTGGACACCCAGCCGCCGAAACCGGGCGTGTACCGCTCGGACGACGGCGCGGAACTCGTGGCCGAGCGGTGGATCCTCTCCGAGGCGGCGCTCGGACACTTCCTGGCGGCCCTGCCCGAGCCCATGCTGCTCGGATCCGTCCTCCTGAATGACGGCACGACCGCCGTCGGCTTCGCCTGCGACGCCGTCGCCGCCGCTACGGGCAGGGATATCACGGACTATGGCGACTGGCTCGCGGCGACAGCCGCGCCCGGACCGGAGGATCCCGGGCCGGAAGCCACAGGGCTGGAAGCCACGGGACAGCGGTCCCATGGCGCTGTCCGTGACTTCCTCGTGACCGCGCTCGGGCGTGGCAGCTACGCCGACATCGGGCGCCAGTAG
- a CDS encoding urea amidolyase associated protein UAAP1: MTQTTDIPAGTATTAGARAHARDQHRRTADTMRHIPVATAPSSLTDALPDGAADRLVWSEALAFGRYTTLHLARGTRLRLTDTGDACVHTLLYRAGALHERFNAADTVKVPWQAYPGTGHPLLSDAGRVLATIVEDTSGSHDALTGATTLAGNMARYGAGTAHSASPAARELLTLGALKSGLGPRDVAPSLTLFKGIHVDADGGIRFTGSAGPGAHVDLLLQLDAVVVLANTAHPLDPRADFTGSTVGITAWRAPEDLAALAEGRLVGPLAPEHLQALNNTEHDLAARSTR; the protein is encoded by the coding sequence ATGACACAGACCACCGACATCCCGGCAGGCACGGCCACCACGGCCGGAGCCCGCGCCCACGCCCGCGACCAGCACCGCCGCACGGCGGACACGATGCGCCACATCCCGGTGGCCACCGCGCCCTCCTCGCTCACGGACGCACTGCCCGACGGCGCCGCCGACCGCCTGGTCTGGTCGGAGGCGCTGGCCTTCGGCCGCTACACGACGCTGCACCTCGCCCGCGGCACGCGCCTCCGCCTCACGGACACGGGCGATGCCTGCGTGCACACCCTCCTGTACCGGGCCGGCGCCCTGCACGAACGCTTCAATGCGGCCGACACCGTCAAGGTGCCCTGGCAGGCCTACCCCGGGACCGGGCACCCCCTCCTGTCCGACGCCGGCCGCGTCCTGGCCACGATCGTGGAGGACACCTCGGGCAGCCACGACGCCCTGACCGGCGCCACCACCCTGGCCGGGAACATGGCCCGCTACGGAGCCGGGACGGCGCACAGCGCCTCCCCCGCCGCCCGGGAGCTGCTGACCCTCGGGGCGCTGAAGAGCGGCCTCGGCCCCCGGGACGTCGCCCCGTCGCTCACCCTCTTCAAGGGCATCCACGTCGACGCCGACGGCGGGATCCGCTTCACCGGCAGCGCCGGCCCCGGAGCGCACGTCGACCTGCTGCTGCAGCTGGACGCCGTCGTCGTACTGGCCAACACCGCGCACCCGCTCGACCCGCGCGCCGACTTCACCGGCAGCACCGTCGGGATCACCGCATGGCGGGCACCCGAGGACCTCGCCGCACTGGCCGAGGGACGCCTGGTCGGGCCGCTGGCGCCCGAACACCTACAGGCCCTGAACAACACCGAGCACGACCTCGCCGCAAGGAGCACCCGATGA